One Kitasatospora sp. NBC_01266 genomic window carries:
- a CDS encoding serine/threonine-protein kinase has product MDQLTAQDPRRIGPFEVLGRLGAGGMGLVYLARSTSGRRVAIKTVRGELAEDELFRVRFAREIAAAKTVGGFYTAAVVDADADARVPWLATAYVPAPSLEDLVDECGPLPVDAVRWLIAGIAEALQSIHAAGLVHRDLKPSNVLVVEDGPRVIDFGIAAGVSHTRLTMTNVAVGTPAYMSPEQAKDSRSVTGASDVFSLGSLLVFCATGHAPYSGGNPVETVFKLLREQPDLSGLPVELVDLVRACMRPAPEHRPTPAQIQAELAPHLFSRDDAGEEGGDWLPPNALELIERKRGRRNLPGSRTAAPAQPPVAPVVPPVPVGPPQPAPYLAARQGGPAVPEGHWGPPPAPPLPPTSGPSRPDAVDPRTGALGPLGQAAVAQAAGRSAVGQLPATTGGQAEASTAKLGPARRHRREPAQEIQLSGASVRIGPGPQAHGTEQERPATGPTPAETEWVRRSGQTTAPVAGPTVSPASPVSPAEQGRWRPWRFRMSNDVWGTPVVAEGTLFISSFEVHALDIASGRRRYKTRDVAWAVAVDAGRLHAADGPHLYTVDVADGTERWRTSLDGWVYSLDAADGVLCCGLRGGGVQVRSSANGAELWRAEDAQQDYENPQSGPALLAGSVYYYGGGRLRCVDARGGLPRWAFPVGEDVPSRPAVRGGTVYVTAGTSVYALDAASGAQRWRFEAPVVLFTPPTLDDSATPAVYVADYLGTLYALDGASGRVRWQGRTASRQGAEPVVLAGRSALIASGDTLFAFDTASGQELWRYAARGEIVGAPAAADGLVHLGSRDHSLHTLELASGRLRWELGTKGELTGSPVAAGGRVFVSSKDRCVYALDAVFGTAVPEQR; this is encoded by the coding sequence GTGGACCAGCTGACGGCGCAGGATCCGAGACGGATCGGGCCCTTCGAGGTGCTCGGACGGCTCGGCGCCGGTGGGATGGGGCTGGTGTACCTGGCACGGTCGACCTCCGGCCGGCGGGTGGCGATCAAGACGGTGCGCGGCGAACTCGCCGAGGACGAGCTGTTCCGGGTGCGCTTCGCCCGGGAGATCGCGGCGGCCAAGACGGTCGGTGGTTTCTACACCGCGGCGGTGGTCGACGCCGACGCGGACGCCCGGGTGCCGTGGCTGGCCACCGCGTACGTGCCGGCGCCCTCGCTGGAGGACCTGGTCGACGAGTGCGGGCCGCTGCCGGTGGACGCGGTGCGCTGGCTGATCGCCGGGATCGCCGAGGCGCTGCAGTCCATCCATGCCGCCGGGCTGGTGCACCGTGACCTGAAGCCGTCCAACGTCCTGGTGGTCGAGGACGGCCCGCGGGTGATCGACTTCGGGATCGCCGCCGGGGTCTCGCACACCCGGCTCACCATGACCAACGTGGCGGTGGGCACGCCCGCCTACATGTCGCCGGAGCAGGCCAAGGACAGCCGCAGCGTCACCGGGGCGAGCGACGTCTTCTCGCTCGGTTCGCTGCTGGTCTTCTGCGCCACCGGGCACGCCCCCTACTCGGGCGGCAATCCGGTGGAGACGGTCTTCAAGCTGCTGCGCGAGCAGCCGGACCTGTCCGGGCTGCCGGTGGAGCTGGTCGACCTGGTGCGGGCCTGCATGCGGCCGGCGCCGGAGCACCGGCCGACCCCCGCGCAGATCCAGGCGGAGCTGGCGCCGCACCTCTTCTCCCGGGACGACGCGGGGGAGGAGGGCGGGGACTGGCTGCCGCCGAACGCGCTGGAGCTGATCGAGCGCAAGCGGGGCCGGCGCAACCTGCCCGGGTCCCGGACCGCGGCACCGGCGCAGCCGCCCGTCGCGCCGGTGGTCCCGCCGGTGCCGGTGGGACCGCCGCAGCCCGCGCCCTACCTGGCGGCCCGCCAAGGCGGTCCCGCCGTACCCGAGGGGCACTGGGGCCCGCCGCCCGCGCCGCCGCTGCCGCCCACCAGCGGGCCGAGCCGGCCCGACGCGGTGGACCCGCGCACCGGCGCGCTCGGCCCGCTGGGGCAGGCGGCGGTCGCGCAGGCCGCCGGCCGGTCGGCGGTCGGTCAGCTCCCCGCCACGACCGGGGGGCAGGCCGAGGCGAGCACCGCCAAGCTGGGTCCGGCCCGCCGGCACCGGCGCGAGCCGGCCCAGGAGATCCAGCTGTCCGGCGCCTCGGTGCGGATAGGGCCGGGGCCGCAGGCGCACGGCACCGAGCAGGAGCGGCCGGCCACCGGGCCCACGCCCGCCGAGACCGAGTGGGTGCGCCGCTCGGGCCAGACCACCGCACCGGTGGCGGGGCCGACCGTCTCGCCCGCCTCGCCCGTCTCGCCCGCCGAGCAGGGCCGGTGGCGGCCGTGGCGGTTCCGGATGTCCAACGACGTGTGGGGCACGCCGGTGGTCGCCGAGGGCACCCTGTTCATCTCCAGCTTCGAGGTGCACGCCCTGGACATCGCCTCGGGCCGGCGCCGCTACAAGACCCGTGACGTGGCCTGGGCGGTCGCGGTGGACGCGGGCCGGCTGCACGCCGCCGACGGTCCGCACCTCTACACCGTGGACGTGGCCGACGGCACCGAGCGCTGGCGCACCTCGCTGGACGGCTGGGTCTACTCGCTGGACGCCGCGGACGGGGTGCTCTGCTGCGGGCTGCGCGGCGGCGGGGTGCAGGTGCGCTCGAGTGCCAACGGCGCGGAGCTGTGGCGGGCCGAGGACGCCCAGCAGGACTACGAGAACCCGCAGTCCGGGCCGGCCCTGCTGGCCGGCTCCGTCTACTACTACGGCGGCGGGCGGCTGCGCTGCGTGGACGCCCGGGGCGGGCTGCCGCGCTGGGCCTTCCCGGTCGGCGAGGACGTGCCGTCCCGGCCCGCGGTGCGCGGCGGGACGGTCTACGTGACGGCCGGCACCTCGGTGTACGCGCTGGACGCGGCCAGCGGGGCGCAGCGCTGGCGGTTCGAGGCGCCGGTGGTGCTCTTCACCCCGCCGACCCTGGACGATTCGGCCACCCCGGCCGTCTACGTGGCCGACTACCTGGGCACCCTCTACGCGCTGGACGGCGCGAGCGGCCGGGTGCGCTGGCAGGGCCGCACCGCGAGCCGGCAGGGCGCCGAGCCGGTGGTGCTGGCCGGGCGCAGCGCGCTGATCGCCAGCGGGGACACGCTCTTCGCCTTCGACACCGCGAGCGGCCAGGAGCTGTGGCGGTACGCGGCGCGCGGCGAGATCGTCGGCGCCCCGGCGGCGGCCGACGGGCTGGTCCACCTGGGCAGCCGGGACCACTCGCTGCACACCCTGGAGCTGGCCAGTGGGCGGCTGCGCTGGGAGCTGGGCACCAAGGGCGAGCTGACGGGCTCTCCGGTGGCGGCGGGCGGCCGGGTCTTCGTGAGCAGCAAGGACCGCTGCGTCTACGCGCTGGACGCGGTCTTCGGGACGGCGGTGCCCGAGCAGCGGTAG
- a CDS encoding TetR family transcriptional regulator: protein MTGQVRTVDGRVAGRRGQETRQKLLDCLREMLSTSPYRDVKVIDVARMAGTSPATFYQYFPDVEGAVLEIAEEMAKDSVELKELIDGKSWAGKSGATTSEELVDGFLAFWRKNDAILRVVTLGAAEGDKRFFKIRMTVLNSVAKPLADAVKDLQAKGQADKAQDAAAVAGSLISLLASAAEHQKAFTSWGVKVKDLKPTLAPLVYLGVTGKKPPR from the coding sequence ATGACAGGACAAGTTCGCACCGTCGACGGTCGCGTCGCCGGGCGACGCGGACAGGAGACGCGGCAGAAGCTGCTCGACTGCCTCCGCGAGATGCTCAGCACGTCGCCGTACCGGGACGTCAAGGTCATCGACGTCGCCCGTATGGCGGGTACCTCCCCCGCGACCTTCTACCAGTACTTCCCGGATGTCGAGGGCGCTGTCCTCGAGATCGCCGAGGAAATGGCCAAGGACTCCGTCGAGCTCAAAGAGCTGATCGACGGAAAGTCCTGGGCAGGAAAGTCCGGCGCCACCACGTCCGAAGAACTGGTGGACGGATTCCTCGCCTTCTGGCGCAAGAACGACGCCATTCTGCGCGTGGTCACGCTGGGTGCCGCAGAAGGGGACAAGCGGTTCTTCAAGATCCGCATGACTGTCCTCAACTCGGTGGCCAAGCCGCTCGCGGATGCCGTCAAGGACCTTCAGGCCAAGGGCCAGGCCGACAAGGCGCAGGACGCCGCCGCGGTGGCCGGCTCGCTGATCTCGCTGCTCGCCTCGGCAGCGGAGCATCAGAAGGCCTTCACCTCCTGGGGGGTCAAGGTCAAGGATCTGAAGCCCACCCTCGCCCCCCTGGTGTACCTGGGCGTCACCGGCAAGAAACCGCCCAGGTAG
- a CDS encoding beta-ketoacyl-ACP synthase III, with protein MTGSRIVALGHYQPTRVLTNDDLSALVDTDDEWIRSRVGIRQRHIAEDETLVDLATEAAQKALANSGLAPQDIDLVVVATCTAIERSPNTACAVAARLGIPSPAAYDINTVCSGFSYALATADHAIRAGAASRALVIGAERMSDTIDWTDRSTCVIFADGAGAAVVEAQPADAEPGIGPVVWGSEPEKTDAVTITGWKPVISQQGQAVFRWATTQIAPLARQTCERAGIDPSELKGFVAHQANLRIIDAIAGKLGATGAVIARDVVDSGNTSAASIPLALSKLVERGELSSGDPVLLFGFGGGLAYAGQVVRCP; from the coding sequence ATGACCGGTTCCCGCATTGTGGCGCTCGGCCACTACCAGCCCACCAGGGTCCTCACCAACGACGACCTGAGCGCGCTGGTCGACACGGACGACGAGTGGATCCGCAGCCGGGTGGGCATCCGGCAGCGGCACATCGCCGAGGACGAGACGCTCGTCGACCTCGCCACCGAGGCGGCGCAGAAGGCGCTGGCCAACAGCGGCCTGGCGCCCCAGGACATCGACCTCGTGGTGGTGGCCACCTGTACGGCGATCGAGCGCAGCCCCAACACCGCCTGCGCGGTCGCGGCCCGGCTCGGCATCCCCAGCCCCGCCGCCTACGACATCAACACCGTCTGCTCCGGCTTCTCCTACGCGCTGGCCACCGCCGACCACGCGATCCGGGCCGGCGCGGCGAGCCGGGCGCTGGTGATCGGCGCCGAGCGGATGTCGGACACCATCGACTGGACCGACCGCTCCACCTGCGTGATCTTCGCCGACGGTGCCGGGGCGGCCGTGGTCGAGGCCCAGCCGGCCGATGCCGAGCCCGGCATCGGCCCGGTGGTCTGGGGCTCGGAACCGGAGAAGACCGACGCGGTGACCATCACCGGCTGGAAGCCGGTGATCAGCCAGCAGGGCCAGGCGGTCTTCCGCTGGGCCACCACGCAGATCGCCCCGCTGGCCCGGCAGACCTGCGAGCGGGCCGGGATCGACCCGAGCGAGCTCAAGGGCTTCGTCGCCCATCAGGCGAACCTGCGGATCATCGACGCGATCGCCGGCAAGCTCGGTGCGACCGGCGCCGTCATCGCCCGCGACGTGGTCGACTCCGGCAACACCTCGGCGGCCTCGATCCCGCTCGCGCTCAGCAAGCTGGTCGAGCGCGGCGAGCTCTCCAGCGGCGATCCGGTGCTGCTCTTCGGCTTCGGCGGCGGGCTGGCCTACGCCGGCCAGGTGGTCCGCTGCCCCTGA